Genomic segment of Citrus sinensis cultivar Valencia sweet orange chromosome 7, DVS_A1.0, whole genome shotgun sequence:
CAAGCACGGCATTGAAAATGTTTCTTGATAGTTTCACACTCGTACAATTTCCACAAGTCAATTGTCATTACTGATCCCGCAACATCCACCACCGAAATGTTGTCAAGTGACGACTGGCCATGGATTAAAAGGTCAGCTAACTTATTGACTTCCTTCTTCGTTTCCTCAGCCGAATCAGCGTTTTCAGCACTACTGATCCTCTTCAAATTCTTACCAGAAAGTTCAGCAGTATCAACAAGACTACCTCCCTTCGATTCAACTTCCAGCAGCATCTTTTCTGATTTTGCTCGAATTTCACTCACTAATTTCTCCATCTTATTTCTGAAACGGGCTTGGATAATAAAAGACCTCAAAGGGATGATGACCCCCGGGAAAACTTTACCGAACGCCTTGTGTACGCAAACTCTTTTCCTATTTTGAATTCGGAAAGTGTGTGCGGTGTCCTCTGCTTGGAAAACAGCTTTTAGAAACTCAAGACTTAcgtcattaatttcattttctttcaaggaCTTCCCAACATCTTCTAGTACTTTACTGGAATTTTCCAGCTGAGGACCCAATCTTCGATCTTCAAACCTCTCTCGAGACATCTCTTTTAGTATCCTCACAAGAGGCAGAATGGTTGCCTCCACAGCCATGGATTCTCAAACACCTTGGTAAGCCCAGCTAGCTAAAACTGATGCTGATGCTAAACaaagaaatgatcaaaatgAATGGATGCAACAGCAACTGCGCATGTTATCTATCTCATAATTAAacattaagaaataaataccAAATGCATGCACATACAGAAAGggagaaatataaaatttgtattctaaCAGGTGGGGTGGAACCAAATCAATGTAAAATTATCATGATTTCAAAAGGAGCtctaatgatttatttaataaaatatttgataatttaaacaaaGGCAAACACAAATTTCATGCTTTAATTTAGTAGCAAGTATTGAATCAACCTTTGAGCAGCTTTCTCAACAGACACATTGCCACTGTGAAAAAGAGAACGAGACATAAGgaaagcatttgttgacacATTCAAACAGACGTCCCCACGCTTCAACCTTTTGTAAATTCTTATGCTTAATTTGTAAGAGAAATTACTCAAATGAAAAGATAGTATGCTTCTAACAATGTTTTTTGTAGGAATATGTTCAGTCAGGATAACATGAAATTGCCAAACTACCCTCAAAAATACTTTTCTTGACTAAAAAGTTAGACATCCCAAaacttctttttaaaattaaagtatcTATTTCCAAGTAGGTTACCGTCGAGTGAACACATCgatttatgaaataatttctACATTTACATACACTCGATCTATGATTCATATACAACTAAGTTACATGTACATCTGTACAAGGAATCTATAGACGTTGAATTTTGCATTTTGATGACAAGGGAAAGATgcatattatatttgttttgtttttattttttatttttgaggaGAAAATGCCACTTTGATTTCcttctttatttattcttttaatattgaatttaattttctttttattaaattagaagttgccatcattttcctttcaaatttgaaatataaagttTTCAATCTTTCCTCGGGGCTTGAagcagggaaaaaaaaataacaagaggaaaaatcaaagaaaccTTTCAATATGgtatacataaataaattgcaAAATAAGCTCAATAGTTATTCTTGAATGTGTAAGAAAAACTATTAAGAACGTTGTTTAAGCAAAATAAAGGCAAAACACATATAACAATTATCACCTTGGTGCGAATAAGATGAATTTGTTGGGGATATACTTTTTGTGGGGAATAACAAATATAGAGAATTGTTGTGATAATGgtaaaactttattaaaataaggtAATGTATAACTCtataattataaagaaaataatagtaataaataagCTGCAAGAAATTAATGTACTTTAAAGAGTATATTAATTTCCTGCAGCTTAATTAATGTACTTCAAGTTATGTTGCAAATATCGCTTTACTTAAGACGTTATTGGTTGTTATCAATTGAGTGATGCAcatgaattagaaaaatctATCTGCAAGATATAATGAAGTACTTAAGCAATAGGCATTGACAAAAACAAACTTGAATATTCTTGAATATTGCAAGCTTGCCAAGAATCAACATATTGTTTTGCCAGTAAATAATATAGTGGATATTTGTTGCATAAAATGTAGATGTTATATGATGAAATTCATCTTATGAAAGAGGTCTAAGAAAAGAGTGGTATaagataattttcttcatat
This window contains:
- the LOC127903753 gene encoding disease resistance protein RPP13-like; the protein is MAVEATILPLVRILKEMSRERFEDRRLGPQLENSSKVLEDVGKSLKENEINDVSLEFLKAVFQAEDTAHTFRIQNRKRVCVHKAFGKVFPGVIIPLRSFIIQARFRNKMEKLVSEIRAKSEKMLLEVESKGGSLVDTAELSGKNLKRISSAENADSAEETKKEVNKLADLLIHGQSSLDNISVVDVAGSVMTIDLWKLYECETIKKHFQCRAWVSVPEELERREDVNEFVIDILKQVRGSEVEKQLDPQEELRKFLTEKRYLVVLIHIRKPNIWDTHKCLFPNSSNGSRVILSFQEAAAARCQNMSFFGGESSYNPKYEAHAASEGDGGNDDRTLSPQVPDEEISEEVTAVVSMENDILKLAKLTLNGGNKNFLISVAGAAGSGKTALLFEKLPHA